A portion of the Salminus brasiliensis chromosome 11, fSalBra1.hap2, whole genome shotgun sequence genome contains these proteins:
- the LOC140565236 gene encoding olfactory receptor 52K1-like has product MVLSTMQALPIGNISFTTFQLNGFYSLGEWRRFLFIPYFLMFLLCTTANSILIFLIISRKALHSPMFVLIGLMAVVDLIMPMIFVPNMLLNFLFDWNQISFVGCLMQIFWIQFVGAFQSTLLLWMALDRFFAICRPLSYHKHMQMPSFLKFIIVPVIRNGLLHIIMVSLAGKLHFCVKNEIDHCFCEHMGLVQLACEDTSVNNIFGLTTTFLIPIADFIFIAISYVIIFTSVIKSGKSSSKAINTCITHIIVITFSLVFILTAFLSYRTRNNFSPNSRVFISTMYILFPSCFNPIIYGVRTKEIRVQFLKLFNHVKVLSQ; this is encoded by the coding sequence ATGGTATTAAGCACCATGCAAGCTCTGCCTATAGGAAATATTTCTTTCACAACCTTCCAGCTGAATGGTTTCTATTCTTTAGGGGAATGGAGGCGCTTTCTGTTCATCCCATATTTCctaatgtttttattgtgtaCCACAGCAAACTCTATTctcatatttttaattatatccCGGAAAGCTCTGCACTCACCGATGTTTGTGTTGATTGGCCTAATGGCTGTTGTGGACCTGATTATGCCAATGATTTTTGTACCAAATATGCTGCTGAATTTTTTATTTGACTGGAATCAGATTTCTTTTGTGGGCTGTTTAATGCAGATATTTTGGATTCAGTTTGTCGGTGCATTTCAGTCTACTTTACTGCTGTGGATGGCTTTGGATCGGTTCTTTGCTATATGCAGACCTCTTTCCTATcacaaacacatgcaaatgCCAAGCTTTTTAAAGTTCATTATCGTACCAGTAATCAGAAATGGGCTTCTTCATATTATTATGGTCTCTTTGGCAGGAAAATTgcatttttgtgtaaaaaatgagATAGATCACTGTTTTTGTGAGCACATGGGATTGGTCCAACTGGCATGTGAAGATACATCTGTTAATAACATATTTGGACTTACAACAACCTTTTTAATTCCAATTGCAGATTTTATTTTCATTGCTATATCTTATGTAATAATATTTACCTCTGTCATAAAATCAGGGAAGTCCAGCTCGAAAGCCATCAACACATGCATTACACATATAATTGTCATCACTTTtagtttagtgtttattttgacAGCCTTTTTGTCATATAGAACTAGAAATAATTTTTCTCCCAATAGCCGTGTTTTTATAAGCACAATGTACATTCTTTTTCCAAGCTGTTTCAACCCAATTATTTATGGAGTGAGAACAAAGGAAATCAGAGTGcagtttttaaaactatttAACCATGTAAAGGTTTTATCACAATAA